Proteins from a single region of Flavobacterium sp. YJ01:
- a CDS encoding helix-turn-helix transcriptional regulator: MNISEETFISNLGIHIRQLREKKGLSQQALAEDCDIPRNQIGRIERAEINTGIKTLIRIANALDIDLKELLDFPLK; encoded by the coding sequence ATGAATATTTCAGAAGAAACTTTTATCTCAAATCTAGGCATTCACATTAGACAACTACGTGAAAAGAAAGGCTTATCACAACAAGCTTTAGCCGAAGATTGCGACATTCCAAGAAATCAAATTGGCAGAATTGAAAGAGCTGAAATAAATACAGGTATAAAAACCCTTATACGAATAGCGAATGCTTTAGATATTGATCTTAAAGAATTGCTTGATTTTCCTTTGAAATAA
- a CDS encoding helix-turn-helix transcriptional regulator — MSFIGKKISETRKQKGFTQEELAELSKVNLRTIQRIENSNNEPRGKTLELICEVLQIDKAELQDLNKVSENNKIGAFVVNAIFLILLNLAITLTFSYMVTPIEASANSKFGAVLLSFFMPFTIFYYTQHMNATERIFKFGICWIIYLSTLLYAQGFRGALGIGFRTWIFPCILIYFGVLFYGKVLFKSEK, encoded by the coding sequence ATGAGTTTTATAGGAAAAAAAATTAGTGAAACGAGAAAGCAAAAAGGCTTTACGCAAGAAGAACTTGCAGAATTGTCGAAAGTTAATTTGAGGACAATTCAAAGAATCGAAAACAGTAATAATGAACCGCGAGGCAAAACGCTGGAATTAATTTGCGAAGTCCTTCAAATTGATAAAGCAGAATTACAAGATTTAAATAAAGTATCAGAAAATAATAAAATTGGAGCTTTCGTTGTCAATGCAATCTTTTTGATTCTTTTAAATCTTGCCATAACACTTACTTTTAGTTATATGGTGACACCCATAGAAGCTAGTGCGAACAGTAAATTTGGAGCAGTTCTTTTGAGTTTTTTTATGCCATTTACCATCTTTTATTATACGCAGCATATGAATGCTACTGAACGTATTTTTAAGTTTGGAATTTGCTGGATAATATATCTTTCGACTTTACTATATGCACAAGGTTTTCGTGGTGCGCTTGGTATTGGATTTAGAACATGGATTTTTCCCTGTATTTTAATCTATTTTGGTGTATTGTTTTATGGAAAGGTTTTGTTTAAATCGGAGAAATAA
- a CDS encoding YCF48-related protein, with the protein MKKMIGFLFLSLVILGCTSDADNSANAFEKMNTNTTQSLTDISFINKNQGIICGSLGFLSKTNNGGKTWTHLNVGDNQTFMSAFMVNAQNFYTARLDLFATSNSGATFKKNENLPVTSTIFAIKFFNPTKGLLIRSGSIFRSTDSGNNWKETYNLSNSSNLEITSDLVAYAYGGYTSDAVDNGQILKTTDSGQTWVTTLNSDSNIISVSFISDNIGYYVNTKMELQKTINGSTTWVKITTLPFYPSSVCFINEKIGYISTYEGKILETKDAGLNWKIVHNEPAERIFKIITKDNAVFAIGDNGLFLRKR; encoded by the coding sequence ATGAAAAAAATGATTGGTTTCCTGTTTTTATCTTTAGTAATTCTCGGCTGCACTTCTGATGCAGATAATAGTGCAAATGCATTTGAGAAAATGAATACCAATACTACGCAAAGCTTAACTGATATTTCCTTTATCAATAAAAATCAAGGAATAATTTGCGGTTCTCTTGGTTTTTTGTCCAAAACAAATAACGGCGGAAAAACATGGACGCATTTAAATGTGGGAGATAATCAAACCTTTATGAGCGCTTTTATGGTAAATGCACAAAATTTCTATACCGCAAGACTTGACCTGTTTGCTACTTCAAATTCTGGTGCTACGTTTAAAAAAAATGAAAATCTTCCTGTTACTTCAACTATTTTTGCAATCAAATTTTTTAATCCAACTAAAGGATTACTAATAAGAAGTGGTTCTATTTTTAGATCTACCGATTCTGGAAATAATTGGAAGGAAACTTATAATCTTAGCAATTCCAGTAATTTAGAAATAACTTCAGATTTAGTTGCTTACGCTTACGGCGGATATACTTCAGACGCGGTAGATAATGGTCAAATTCTTAAAACAACTGACAGCGGTCAAACTTGGGTTACTACCTTAAATTCAGATTCAAATATTATTTCAGTATCTTTTATTTCAGATAATATTGGCTATTATGTTAATACTAAAATGGAATTGCAGAAAACTATAAACGGCTCTACTACTTGGGTAAAAATAACGACTTTGCCTTTTTATCCATCATCTGTTTGTTTTATTAATGAAAAGATAGGATACATTTCAACATACGAGGGAAAAATTTTAGAAACAAAAGACGCAGGTTTAAATTGGAAAATAGTTCATAACGAACCTGCCGAACGAATCTTTAAAATTATTACTAAAGATAATGCCGTATTTGCAATAGGAGACAACGGATTGTTTCTTAGAAAAAGATAA